A region of the Brienomyrus brachyistius isolate T26 chromosome 10, BBRACH_0.4, whole genome shotgun sequence genome:
ACGAGACTTTTCGTCAATACGTCCGTCATCGAAATTAGATGGCAGTAAAGGACCatatgattttttaaatattaaacaatTGACCAAACACCTTAAAAACAAGCAGAGAAATCTAATGCCAGAAAGCCTGTGGATGAGAACATCCAAAAAGTAGATTCTTCGAAAATGTGTAATGTAATGTGTAATGTCCCTGAATTTAGCCAAAAAGTAATCACAAGGATAATATTTGTGTAATATTTTATGAATCACtataagaaaaaatatatagtgaGCTGACTATAATTTATACAGacgtagcactgctgcctcacagtaaGAAGGTTCTGGGTTTGATCTCGGGTCCCTTCTGTGTGGAGTTGTCAGTGGCAGATATGGCTTTCTTGTCGAAAGGACAGGGTATGATATTGTTATTAGTGATACCCGACTTTGATTTACTAATCAAGATTCCAAAGTATCTCACAGTATTTTACTTCCACTCAAAAGATTAACTGTTGCAGTTGTGTATTGGTAAAATTTCACATTTGTTTCTATTGACTATAAGACCGGATGCTTTAGAAAACAGTTAATTCATCCAGAACAAGTGGAATCTGTCCTTCATTACTCAGGAAGATACAGGAATCGTCCACTAATTGACTTATTGATGTGAATTTCTTCCCAATTCAGATACCATCAGAGTCAGTACAATGTACAGTGAAAAGGTTCAATACTTCTGGACACCCCTGGTGAATTCTCCTGCTAAGAAGAAGCCTTCTGGAAGGGCCTTCAGCCAAAGCAATATACTGCTCCTAATATCACTGGATATAGTTTGAACCTTGTTAataaaagaggtaccaaagccAAAGTTGTCCAACGCCTGATATGTGAATCCATGTTCAATTGAACGGAACACTATAGAAATCTAGGAGTAAAATCATAGCCCCGTCATCAATCAGATAATTGTAAACTAACAAATCCAAAATCAGACAATAATATGAACTAAAAGATGGTCAATATAGCTTTAAGTAAAAACCGAAACAAAGGTACTAATAGTTTTTCTATCAGGAGAAAGAGTTCAGTTTCTGTAAAGACAGTTAAAGACAGTTCTTCTCCAAGCTAAAGAAATAAGCTGCATTTTTTCCATCCAAGTTGTAGCCATTTAGCCCTCGATCTAACAAAGTCCCCTTTAGCTTTCtccgtgtatatatgtgtgtgtgttatgtaaCTTTTCTTTTAATGctgtatttatattatatttgattcaATCTCGTCAAGAGAGAACTTACCCAAAAGGGCATTTAATTATCTTAAGATATCTTCAAATTGTTTAGATATTAATTTAGAAGCATTATGCCAATATTTAATTGACAAATTTCTACATTCATTTTTAAGTAATTCCCATGTTGAACGGGTGGATACATTTCTTTAAGTTACATATTTATGAATAATGTTAATGACTGCAAGACGGTAATACATATGACTTAAAACACTGAGATTCTAATAGCCCTTAAAATAATTATGCCTATTATTGGAGTTTGATAATTCAACAGCATCATGATCGGAGAGGAGAGCTGGGAGAATACTACAGTTTCTTCCTATAGAGCGGACTACTTATGCGACCCCTTCATCCAAAAATAGAATTCGCATTCAAACTCGTATAAAACGCGTAGCCATAACCTACTTGGCTTCACCCAAAAACCGGGAGGCGACTGCAGGTGGCGCTGTCATTTTTAACGCAATATTTGCTGACAGCGCTCACTTTGAAACGGAAGTGGCGTAATATGAGTTCCGAATGACCGTCATCCTCTTAGGACGAGGTAGAGGATTTCGGTGGTCGCTTATGGGAATTTAGGCTGTTATTTCATCGCTGTCTAGATCTTTAACTCCATTACAATCATGTGGTACGAAATCCTACCTGGTTTCGCTATCATGACCGCCTGTCTCATCATTCCGGGCGTCGCCACAGCGCAGATCCACAAATTCACGAACGGGGGGAAGGTGAGCTCCGCCTCTGCTCTGTTTATCTGCCGCTTCAGTAGCCTCTACACCGTTTGCTTCCAAAGAGGCTCTGCTTGTTTTCGGCTGGgtgattatttaattttatttgtatacgtGTCATGTGATTCAGTTTACAAGCCGTGACCGTGTTCTTTATGCAGGAAAAGAGAATCGCACGAGTCCCTTATCAGTATTACCTGATGGAGAGAGACAAGAGAGTTTCTGGAGTTGGAAAGCATTATGTGTCCAAGGTAAAGAACATGAATTTTCAACACTTTGGACATTGTAAAAAATGTGTAGCGATTATACTGTTACACTTGCATATAGTTTAAGGAATCTGGCAATTAATTAAAGTGCCCTGTTTTTCTATGCTTAACCCTATTTTATTTCATTGACTAGCAAAAATTcacgtcttcatttttacacAGGGACTGGAAAACATTCATTGAAGACCCCGAGTTTCCTGTCATGATACACAAGTGGCTGGTtatttaatgtatattaaacttGTTTAAATCTGtttggtgtgtttttattaCTGCGTAAATATGATAGTTTTGCTGTGTGGCAGATATAAGCTTTGCTGAAAGTTACAGTGTGTTGTGCAGTTGTGCGTAAGAGCCACAGTTCTGCTCACTGTACTATCGGTATACCAGCAAGATACCTTCCAGAGCCCGGATACAAGATTCAATGTAACATCGAGGCACATATTAGTTACTAAATATGCAAGAGAGACAAATGAGCAGCAGTGTCCGGTTGCCTAACACCGACCTCACGTTGCGTTACTGTTACAGGACAGCAGAGCGCAAAAGGCTCCAAACACGTGCTTCTCCACACCGACGGTGATCTGTATCAGTGTGTTGTATGATATTGTACAGGCAGGGATGTTGTAGTGGAGGAGTGGCTGGTATGAAGGATGCACTGCAGCAGACATTCCTGTTTTTATGTGTGGTTCCCCTGTATTGCTTGGCTAACATGAGTCTCAGTACCAGTGGGCCCTGGTATAGGTGGGCTGATGAAGCTTTTCCTTTAAACAGCCGCAGCGTAGCACAGCTCACTTTGAAATTGCCATCACCCACAGTACAAGAGGTAGACATGGGTTCCTTGTAGAGGATGCAGCTCTTCAGGTTTACCGACTGACCTTGTCTCTTATATTGTGCCGTTTATGGAGAGTTTGCTCTCGTTTTGCTAAACGTGTGAAATCTGATCAGGGTCCTGTAATAATTGCGCCTtgacatttttttgtttaacacGGTGCTCTTCTGTATTCAAACCTGAGAAATCTCCTGAATCAATTAAGATAGGATGAGCAGATGCTGTCTTGTCTGCAAGGAAATAATGTCTCAAAATTCTCTAAAGCCCTTTCAGTCTGGGCAAAAGGAGAACTGAGGGAATAATAATATAGACTGAGGACGTTAGAAAAGATAGTAGTGGTTTGGATCGATGATAAATGAATAAAGTGTCTCTGGGGAAAAAACCAGCAAGGTCTATAATCAGCACAGAAGAGTAACAAGTAACAAAAACAATAGGGTTCCATCAGCTACACTGTTTGAACCCTTGACTACCTGATTCCATAAGAAGAGCTACACTCACCTCTCAGCCACTGCTGTAATGGACCAATCGGCCGCTTTGTACCATCAAATCTGACTATGGGCTGCACACCATTCAGGCCTGTGGGAATTCAGCTACCCACAATCCTCCAAGAAGAAGAGCCAAGCCAGGGCACAGACCTCTCCCCCCTCCAGTGGCTCTACCTGGATCCCTCCTTACAAGCAGTGGGTCTCTCCAGTGCCTTTGAAAGGCAGGTCTGTTAACCAGTGAACTTTGGGATGTGGGCATCAGTCACCAGCAGTCATCCTACTTTTACAAAACCGATTAGGTGTCATGGCAGAAAAAATATTATCCTTTATataatcatattttttttttctaccatgACACCCAAGGAGCTCCATATgcttgacatttaaaaaaaggaTTTTACATCTGCAATTAAGTGCTGAAATATTGATTTACCACACAGAgtgatacattttattttttatttaaaatttcatACACAAGAAAAGGCATCCTTTTCAAGCAAAGGTTTTACAGTGATATTATGCTTTTGCAAGAAAGCTTAAGAAATGAACTCTGGAAAGATCTGACTTCATCACCCTTTCTAGGTACTTGGCCTGTAACAAAAGGCCAATGCAATCTAAACAATCAgcaaatattcaagcgacaaaAAAATCCAAAGTTTTGCTCTTCTTACAGTAACCATAATGCAACGTCAATATTCAATGTAAAAGTATGAAAGTAAAATAGGCTGTAAATCTCATGCTGCTCCTACACCTGAAAAAACACGGGCTGCCTGTACACTGCTGTCCTCTTATTGCTCACGTAGAGCTCAGCAGCAAACCTTCTCCAGAAAGTAAGAAGAAACAAAAGTAGAAacccaaaaataaaaatgtcaacTCTGTACATACTCCCCTGTTCTCTGTACTGGACGTCCTGATAGATCACTCCGTTATCCTGCCCATTTCACTTAAGAGCTTTAGTCCGAGTGGTTTCTTCTGTTCATCAGAGACCAACGGGCATGCTGAGTGGACGCTCAGAAAACACGATCCAGCATCTCAAAATgctgaagaaaacagctgactttattttcaataaatattTACACAGACTCCACTGGAATGTGGGCTCACTTCTCCTCCTTGCCCTTGGTCTTCCTGTAGACCATCTCCCGAAAGCTGGACAGGATCttgctctccctcttcctgcGCTCCTCCTGGTTGAAGGAGGCTAGGGCCCTCTTCTCATCTGCACTGTAGATCTGGTTCTCCTTTCTCAGACGCACAGCCTCCATGCGCCGATGtctgtggggggtgggcagtAACAGAATTATGGGCCAAATTAAAGTCACCCCCTGTTATAACACCCTCTATTGGTTTACCCTACCCATTTCCAGTGTTCATGTCATGGTTCACACCTCCGTGCCTTCAATAGCACAGTGATAAATGAGGTTCCTACGGGCTTCCATACCTGCTGCCGCTCATAACGAAGCCAGACTTCTCAAAGTCGGCGATCTGGTCGCTGGTCAGCCCGATTTCGCCTCTCCTGGGGATCCGCTTGCCAGCCTTCACGTACTCTGCCATGGCTGCGCCCTCTCCAGGCAGCAGAGCGTGGCCGAAGCTGGCAACACAAAAGCAAAGCGTTCCCATCAGCTACAGAAGGACTGACACAGTGCATTATGGGCTGTAAAAAGAAGAAACCGAGAGGGCATCTCTGGGCCAAGCGGAGCACTTAAGCAGAGCCT
Encoded here:
- the ndufa1 gene encoding NADH dehydrogenase [ubiquinone] 1 alpha subcomplex subunit 1 is translated as MWYEILPGFAIMTACLIIPGVATAQIHKFTNGGKEKRIARVPYQYYLMERDKRVSGVGKHYVSKGLENIH